In Musa acuminata AAA Group cultivar baxijiao chromosome BXJ2-8, Cavendish_Baxijiao_AAA, whole genome shotgun sequence, one genomic interval encodes:
- the LOC135619715 gene encoding formin-like protein 16 produces MKPSADETVSVNGDYPPNFFPQHAPTPPPTTISSSSFFSSTVSSKVISSLFMASKRCLPLPLLPLLLSSLILCLASASASASALASTSPPRRRLLDTNPPPSGPKNIQTFFPSLPSPAFQNRPPPPVAPPSLPPAPPPTVLKTSNSNVKKAVAITAASSFGLCGLLFVTFLFLSVRQRKVEVGNGGNSTLNERLQSKPKLQPTRSLIVDENGLDAIYWREFNQKRCQHCHHVLDPSGLIEEKEGGVADHSPPRNDRKIQEKPLLPAGSIRSSSQSFASEQSSASPFSAAAAPMRRSSKHVAASEQQSLPPPPGRLTSSSSPQHPPPPPSHSPPQASNSAPPGPPPPPPPPPPAMKSSAAPRPPPPPLPPVRKSNAVPPQGTKSNTLAPQSAPPPPPPPGGSRPSSGPSSRPPPVPGQSSAAIGAEGGPKKLKPLHWDKMNPINPQHSMVWDKITDGSFKFDEDIMEALFGTMATNKKSSNAAKDKGKGAASSTNGGPVTPTQISLLDSRKSQNIAIVLRSLALSRQDILDALVEGRGLPADVLERLTKIAPTKDEEALIRDYTGNPAKLADAESFLFHILRAVSSPFLRLEAMLFRTNYEHEVAHLKQSLQTLELACKELKSRGLFLKLLEAVLKAGNLMNAGTARGNAQAFNLSALCKLSDVKSTDGSTTLLHFVVEEVIRSEGKRLVVNRNHSLRQSGISGPTLDRTMSRAAREEREKEYIKLGLPIVGGISDEFANAKKAAGIDYDVLAGTCASLGARLAEIRRFVDTCNGDGFVIEMRAFMGGAEEELKAVRGEQARVLELVKSTTEYYQPGASKDKGSHPLQLFVIVRDFLNMVDKACVDIARNLQRRRPADAGSASKAGSKAVSVAADQGSESGRKPMARFPYLPPNFMSENSKSDSSSDDDDGPS; encoded by the exons ATGAAGCCGTCGGCCGATGAAACCGTGTCCGTGAACGGCGACTACCCACCCAACTTCTTTCCACAgcacgcccccacccccccccccacaaCAATCTCCTCTTCTTCGTTCTTCTCTTCCACGGTTTCCTCCAAAGTCATCTCCAGCCTGTTCATGGCCTCTAAACGgtgcctccctctccctctccttcctcttctcctttcttctttGATCTTGTGTCTCGCATCGGCATCGGCATCGGCATCGGCATTGGCATCGACTTCTCCTCCGAGGCGGCGGCTTCTAGATACCAATCCCCCACCTTCAGGCCCCAAGAACATCCAGACCTTTTTCCCATCCCTTCCTTCCCCGGCCTTCCAGAATAGACCTCCTCCGCCGGTGGCCCCGCCATCGCTTCCACCAGCGCCTCCGCCGACTGTGTTGAAGACGAGCAACAGTAACGTGAAGAAGGCGGTTGCCATCACTGCGGCCAGTAGCTTCGGCCTCTGCGGCCTCCTTTTCGTGACTTTCCTGTTCTTATCGGTCAGGCAACGAAAGGTAGAAGTTGGCAATGGCGGAAATAGCACCCTCAACGAGCGCCTCCAGTCCAAACCAAAGCTCCAGCCTACAAGAAGTCTTATTGTTGACGAGAATGGATTGGACGCAATCTACTGGCGAGAGTTCAACCAGAAGAGGTGCCAACACTGTCACCACGTATTGGATCCGTCCGGCCTCATCGAGGAGAAAGAAGGAGGAGTCGCTGATCATTCGCCCCCGAGAAACGACCGGAAGATTCAAGAGAAGCCATTGCTTCCCGCTGGTTCCATCCGTTCCTCGTCGCAGTCATTTGCTTCGGAGCAGAGCTCGGCGTCACCGTTCTCCGCGGCTGCTGCGCCCATGCGGAGGAGTTCGAAGCATGTTGCTGCCTCTGAACAGCAATCGTTGCCTCCGCCGCCTGGTAGATTGACATCGTCGTCATCACCCCAACATCCGCCACCGCCGCCATCGCACTCGCCACCGCAGGCCAGTAACTCGGCGCCACCAGGCccacctccgcctccgcctccaccgCCACCAGCAATGAAGTCGAGCGCAGCACCtcgaccacctcctcctcctctgccaccAGTGAGAAAATCGAATGCGGTTCCTCCACAGGGGACGAAGTCAAACACATTGGCTCCGCAATCCGCACCTCCACCGCCCCCACCACCTGGCGGCAGCCGTCCATCCAGCGGTCCATCTTCGAGGCCACCGCCTGTACCGGGACAATCATCGGCGGCCATCGGAGCGGAAGGCGGGCCGAAAAAGCTGAAGCCATTGCACTGGGATAAGATGAACCCAATTAACCCCCAGCATTCAATGGTCTGGGATAAGATCACCGACggctcattcaa GTTCGATGAAGACATCATGGAAGCTCTCTTTGGCACGATGGCTACCAACAAGAAATCCTCGAACGCGGCCAAAGACAAGGGCAAAGGCGCCGCCTCATCCACCAATGGCGGCCCCGTCACTCCCACGCAGATCTCCCTGCTCGACTCACGCAAGTCGCAGAACATCGCTATCGTCCTCCGCTCCCTGGCCCTGAGCCGTCAGGACATCCTCGACGCCCTTGTCGAGGGTCGTGGCCTTCCCGCCGACGTCCTCGAACGGCTCACCAAGATCGCACCCACCAAGGATGAGGAAGCCTTGATTCGAGACTACACCGGCAACCCTGCGAAGCTTGCCGACGCCGAGTCCTTCCTCTTCCACATCCTGCGTGCCGTCTCCTCGCCCTTTCTGCGCCTCGAAGCCATGCTCTTCCGGACCAATTACGAGCACGAGGTGGCGCACCTGAAGCAGTCTCTTCAAACGCTGGAACTGGCGTGCAAGGAGCTCAAGAGCCGTGGCCTGTTCTTGAAGCTACTGGAAGCGGTCCTCAAGGCCGGCAACCTCATGAACGCCGGCACGGCCAGGGGCAACGCGCAGGCCTTTAACCTCTCGGCGCTCTGCAAGCTGTCCGACGTGAAGAGCACTGACGGCAGCACGACGCTGCTCCACTTCGTGGTGGAGGAGGTCATCCGGTCGGAGGGCAAGCGGCTGGTGGTCAACCGCAACCACAGCCTGCGCCAGTCCGGCATCAGCGGTCCGACGCTCGACCGGACGATGAGCCGTGCCGCGAGAGAAGAAAGGGAGAAGGAGTACATAAAGCTGGGACTGCCGATCGTGGGCGGGATCAGCGACGAGTTCGCCAACGCGAAGAAAGCAGCCGGCATAGACTACGACGTGCTTGCCGGGACGTGCGCGTCACTCGGGGCGCGCCTGGCGGAGATCAGGAGATTCGTGGACACATGCAACGGCGACGGATTCGTGATTGAGATGCGAGCGTTCATGGGCGGGGCGGAGGAGGAGCTGAAGGCGGTGAGGGGAGAGCAGGCCCGGGTTCTGGAGCTGGTGAAGAGCACCACGGAGTACTACCAGCCCGGAGCTTCCAAGGACAAAGGGAGCCACCCGCTTCAGCTGTTCGTGATCGTGAGGGACTTCTTGAACATGGTGGATAAGGCCTGCGTGGACATTGCCAGAAACCTGCAGAGGAGGAGGCCGGCGGACGCAGGGTCGGCGTCCAAGGCGGGTTCGAAAGCGGTGTCGGTGGCGGCCGATCAGGGTTCGGAGAGCGGCAGGAAACCGATGGCGAGATTTCCATACTTGCCGCCAAACTTCATGTCGGAAAATTCCAAGTCGGACTCGAGCAGCGACGACGATGACGGGCCGTCGTGA